CTTTTCTTTCAAATAGTTCTTCAATGTCTACAACGGCAGGGATGGGATGTTCCACGATTTTGGCAATCCGTTCGACAGTCGGAGTCAGCCGATTGACAAACACGCCTTCATCCAATTCAATAGCGACTGCGAAATCAAAAGCCTTTGCTATTTCCATGGCTTTCTTAAAATCATCCTTTGGAATAAGGTGTCTCCTTATCACAGTGCCATCCAGTAAGACACAGTCAGCTCCATTCAATGCTATAATTCCATCATACGGAACAGCAGCTATTTCATGAAGGTCACCTGCTGCTCTGCCGGTAGCAATGACTATTCGAATCCCACGGTCATGAATCTCCTTAAGGGCTTCAACAGAAGATTGCAATACTTCATGAGTTTCAAAACTCACCAATGTTCCATCCACATCGAGCATGATTGCTTTTATCATAACATCTATATTTTTTTTATTTACAGTCTATTACCCAGCGACAAAGTTACTGAAAAAATCCCCATAGCAGGTATACCACCAATACATAAAATAAAAAAGGCAAAAGGAAACAAGATCCTTTTGCCCTATACCTATTGATACCTACTGAAAAATGATAGTTAACGTTTAGCGGAAGTCCTTCAACTCTTCCTGTAATTTCTGACGGGTAAAGAATATGCGGCTTTTTACAGTACCTAACGGAAGATTCAACTTTTCTGCGATCTCACGGTACTTGAATCCTGAAATATGCATAGCAAATGGAACTCTGTATTCTTTAGGCAGAGCATTGACTACGCGGTGCATTTCCTTTAAATCGTAAGCTCTTTCTGTACTTTCAAAACCTGACTCTTGTGGCAGATTCAGATGATAGAGGTTTTCAGTCTGATCGACAAAAGTCTGATCGCGCACTACTTTGCGGTAATTATTAATAAAGATGTTCCGCATTATAGTATACATCCATCCTTTAAAATTTGTGTCGGGGGTATATTTGTCTTCGTTATCCAATGCTTTTAATGAGGTTTCTTGTAACAAATCGTTTGCTTCTTCACGATCGGTTGTCAGTTTGTATGCGAAGCGGAGTAATTCATCCTGTACTCCTATCAGATCTTTCCTGAAGGTTAAACTTTTCATATACGCTATTTTTAAATTGTGAGTATTCGTTTTTATAATTTTGATGTTGCAAGTTTACGGGTTTTCAACAAATGTGGCAGGTGAAGAACAGACATTGTTTAGGGGAAAATCTATCGGTTGATAGAATTTAGGTCATTTCTGATAGTATTCGGGTGGTTTTTAATCCGCATTACAGCAAAAATCCCATTTTGAAGTCACACCTGACTCAAAATGGGATAACACAAACAAAACAAACAATATTAGCGATTTTCACAAACAGCTGTCTTTTTATATTAAAAAATTCATAAGACTTAATTTAAAATCTGTCGCTTAAACATTCTTTTTATGGGGGCAAAAGTATTATTTTCCGGCAAAATGGAACGTATGATTTAAGAATAGTTATAAAGAATAATTGTTTTATGTATAAAAAATTGTGTCCAAATATAAAGAATTGTATCTCATAACTAGTATAAAAAGTGGCATAAATTAGTCTTTCGACGATATTTTATAATATCTCACACATTCCAAAGTGATGTAAATTCTCCTACTTCTTTTTTCACGTAAGAATTAATTTCTATATTTGGGCAATGTACAACCAAATACCAATTTATTATCCATGACTGATACTATTTCTTATCAATATGCAGCTCCTTCTACACTGCAACGGTCGGCCGATCAAGACGAACTGTTTCTTGCCAAATATAGCGAAATAGAAAAGAAAGAAGCTCCCTGTTTCTTTTGGGGAAAGCTGACACAACCTTATATGACGGCACGTTGCCTCATTGCATTATCCAACGTTGTGCAATCCAGTTTCAATCTGACACCAGCACAGCTTGCAATGCTGAAAGACCCAATTGTAACGGCTGGAAATAATCGTTTGCGCTTTGAAGGATTTTCTAATTGTGCAGGTGTATACGCCAGGGTCGATGTACTTCCTGATGGACACGACGGAGAATTCTTGGAAAACGGGACAACGAATGTAGATTTTAATCCCGGAATGATTTCTGCTTTAGGAGGAATAGGCAGACAGGAAAATGTAGTAATGTCGGTCGGTCCCAAAGAAGTGGGACTCTATAATAAAGGTGAGAAGGTGATAGAGCGAAAAGTACCTCTGCCCGTGAAATGGATAAAGGGGCTGACTACGGTGCAAATTTATCAATCCGTTGCCGAAAAGGTCTTTTCCTTCAATCGCATACAAACCCTGCAACTCTTCCAGACACTTCCGAAAAGTAGTGTGAAATGTGATTATTATTTAGTGATGCGTGGTCAAAAACCGGCCTTTTCACCGGTGAAAAGTATGAATGCCATCTGCATCGGAGGACTCCATCGTTTGCGCTTGCTCGAGCCTTTGCTTCCCTTTGCCGATGAGTTGAAAGTATTTGTGCATCCTACTATGCAATCTACTATCTGGCAACTTTATTTCGGTCCGGTCCGCTTCAGTCTTTCTCTTTCCCGCGAATGTTGGAGAGGATTTTCCGGAGAAGGTGCCGCACTGGAATCTCTGCTCGAAGACGTACCTGAAAGATGGATAGAGGCGATGGATAAATACAGTTACGCCAATCAACAGTTCAACCCCACTCTTTTTGCCATAAAAGAACATATTGACCTGGATAAGGTAGATTCTCTCTCGGCACGATTGGCAGCAATGGGGTTGCTGGGATTTGATTTGGATGAAAACAGTTTCTTCTACCGCCGTCTGCCTTTCAAAACCGAACGTATTTTGAGCCTCAATCCCCGAATGATAGCCGCTGAAAAGTTGCTGAAAGAAGAAAAAGTAGAAATCATTTCGAATGACGGTAACCGGACAGAAGCCCGTGTTGCAGGAAGCGGAGGAGTGAGGCATACCGTCATTCTGGACAGAGAGAACGAAAAAGAGCGTTGCACTTGCACCTGGTTTAGCAGCAATCAGGGAGAACGGGGAGCTTGCAAACATATTTTGGCAGTAAAGAAACTAGCGCAATGGAAGAACTAAAAAAAGAACTGGAGAAGTTATCCAAAGCTTATGTGGATACTCCGGAGAATGAAGAGAAGATATTAATCCCTTTTATCAAGAGATTATTGGAGTTGCCAATGAAGGACAGGCGGAAGTTGCTGCCGCTAATCCGGGAATTACAATGGATAAAAGGCAGGTTCGCTGGTTTCAGCAGTGAGACAACCTGTAGTCCGGCACGGGCACATTTTTTATCGGCAGTACAGTTTGTATGTGCCAACAAACGGGAGGTGGATATGGCATATCATGTGAAGTTTGATATGCTCTGCAAACTACTCCCACTTTACAACCCTGCCTGGCTGACAGACTTTATCAACGATGACAAAACATGGTTCAATTTCGATCTCAATTACGAAGAACTGATGCAGCTCATGGACATGGGATACCTCAAAGAAATTACGCCAAACCGCATAGCGCATGTACTCCCCTGGATTACCCTCATTAGAAAAAAGGGAGGCAAAGGAGACGATACTTTCAACAGTGAGCTATTACTCAAGCGGGATATTACACTGAAAGAGCACATCTGGACGCTTTTCGAACACGAATCAATCATCGGTTATCAGGATGACTGTGCCAAAAATGCTTATAAGAAAGGGATCACAACACGGGATGAAAGTATCAGTGCGGCCCTCTATCGCTATTCATTGGACGGTCATCTGGATAGAGAACGGCTACTAAGAACCACCCTCGCCACTTTTCACCGGAGCTTCAAAAAAGACATGGCAGGATGGTTTGCCAAATTCTTTGAAACGCTGCAACCGACCACCGGAGAATTGTTATCCTTACAGGAAGAGATCATGCAAACATTCACTTCTTCCTACACCAAACCGGTAAATATAATGTTGCAACAGTTGAAGAGCATTGCAGACGAAGAAGGATTCCGCTATCAGGAATTCATCGAACGGGCAACCACCCTTTTCTTCTCCAGTCCCAAGAACTCGCTATTAACCATTTACTCCATCTTTGAAAAGATCGTTGCGCAACATTCTGAGATGAAAGAGCCTTGTTGTATCACTCTCTGCCAACTATTTTTGAAGAAGGACGAAAGCCTGCAAAAGAAAGCTGCCAACTTTATTTCAAAGTATGGAGACGCCTCTTCGTCCAATCTCCAAGAAACACTACAGTCTTATCAACCGGAGATGTTTCAAAGTGTGCAAGCGATACTCGCATCTTTCAAGCCACAGTCTACAGAGCCACACCTTGCAGAAGAAGCAAATGCAACAGATACAAGTACGACAGAAGACATTCTTCATACAGAAGGAAAGAATACAGAAAGAAATAGTACTGATAAATCCCTCCTCTCCGAAGAGCCATCTCTGGAAGCCGTCCGCATTTGCCGGGAAGACAATCGTATTCCATTCCCTGCCAACAAAGAAGATTTCCTGTTCCAGCTTAGCCGTTTGTTCGACATGGAGGAGAACTGGGAGGTAGAAACAACGATTGCCGCTATCATTGCTTTCCATCCCCAACTGGATAAAGAAGACCTCAACCGGATGGAACCTATTTTCCAACGGGCAGCTAATATTGTTGCCAATAGTTGGGAACCATACGAAGATCTCCTTGCCACTTTCCTATTGGAATACCAACGCTTATGGGCACAGACAGACGACCCTAATACAGGAGTTTTGAGAAACATATTCACTCGGCTGGAAGAGAAACTGAAAGGAATAGATAAAAACAGAGGAGCTTACGACGAACGTTCCTTCAAACGACTTGCTGACTGGCAACCCGGTTATAGCAACGCAACCTGTTTCACCCCCATCAAGCAGTTATGGCTGAATGTGATCCGCAAAATAAAAGAAAGAAATACATTGCCATTGCTTTCTACTCCCACTCATACCCCGGCATACCTACAAGCCACCGAACTGATACGCCGGCTTGCCGCATATCAGGAAGTAGGAAAGAAACCCTGTTCGTGGGATTTCCAACTGGCTATTGCCCGTTGTGCCATGGAAGACAAAGAAGAAGCCATCGTCACCGCCCGGCAACTGTTGCAAGATGAGTATCTGCATCTCTCCCTGTTCTTATTAGACGAAAACACGCAACCCGAACCGCCCTACAACCATCCGACCGCTTGGGTAGCCGCCGGACTGGTAAAAGCACCGGAGACAGAATTTGAAGCATTCAAGTCTTTCGCCTGTAACACATTGCCACACAAGCATCTGACAGGAGACTACGAATGGAAAGAAGTGAAACCCAAAGAAAACTCATACGAAACGGACAGACGCCTGCTCCAACTTGATTTTCACAAATGGCACAAATATATCGAACGCAACAGCCATCAGCTATGGCAGGAACATCTGATTATTAACAGTAAATACAACATGGATGACTCCCGCTACATGGAACCTCTATTGTGTTGTTACCCTAACCACCCGGAACCGTTGATAGCCCGGATTATCTCCTGCTACATGGCGTTCGGCACTCCACAGGAAGACAGCAAACGTACTCTTGCCTGTGCCTTACGTATGTTATTGTCTTTCCATTGCCCGCTCAAAGAGATGAGTCTGCTCCTGTTAAGCGGTTCACTGCTTTTTGTAGACAAAACAGTCCGTTCCTATGCAGCAGAATTATGGGTGGAAGGACTCTCCACAGGGAGAATAAACAACCACCGGGTAGGAGAAATCCTGGCCCGGCTTATCAGCATGGAACTTGCTCCGTTAAAACGCTTCACCACACAAGTGTACGAAAGCATGTACAAACGAAGTGCTTTCCACAACCGCCAACTGGAAGAACTGCTCACTGTATTTATCAGCGGATTGCCCGACAAACCCGTCACCGGACTCAAACAACTGCTCGAACTCTATCTGGAACTATTGACCATCAACCACAGCAAGGTTACGAACGAACGACTCCTGCAACGCCTGCAAGAATGGGCAACGAACAGCAATCTGAAGAAAGTGACCACTTCACTCAACAAACTATAATAAATTCATGATTATGACCATAGAAGAACGCCTCAACGAAATAGTAGAAAAGCAACAGGGTGATGACATCATCCCCTTTCTGCAAGGACTTACACAGGAAGAGCGAAAGGGGCTTGTCCCCTGCCTGAACAAACTGGAAGAATACTACAGTAAATTCGTGCAACTTAACGAGAATACATACGGTACACGGGCAACTTCCGTACAGCATCGTATCATCAATCTTACCGCCCTCGTTGTCTATTCTCTGAAAGAATTCCGCAAATACGAATGGGGAATCAATACGGAGGAACTGAATGAATTGATCCCGTGGTACATTCCCTCCTGGCTCGATAGCTTCTTCAAAGAAGGTGAAAGCAAAGAATTCGACGGTTTCTACGGAATGAATTACGAGATCCTGATGGATTGGATAGAACAAGGAGTACTCACCATAACACCCTCTCCACAAACCATCGCGAAGTATCTGGTGAACTATCTGAACAATACAGATTTCCTGCAAAAACGGGTAATCACACTCAAAGAGCATATCTGGTATCTGTTCCAACATGACTGCAGACAAAACTGGGCAGACAGCCGTACGAGTGGACAACCTTATTTCTCTTTCAGATACTTCGTAGAACACGGACAGCTAGACCGTATGCGTGTATTAAGGGAATCTCTGCTCGCTGTCAACCGAAAAATGAACAAGAACTTATGCGGCTGGTTTGCAGGCATGTTTACCGCACTTAACCCCAGCATAGAAGAGCAACTCGCATTACAACCGGAAATATTCGCCGTCCTGTCTGCCCCTCACAGCCGCCCGGTTAATACCATACTCGGACTGCTGAAAGGCTTATGCGTTCATCCACAATTCCGGATCGAAGAGTTTCTGAATCAGACTTCCGTTCTTTTCGCTTCAGATGTGAAGGCAGTCCACCAAAACACATTGGCCGTACTTAACAAGCTGGCAAAAGAAAGAAAAGAATTTCGTGACACCATCTGTTGTGTTGCCGCACAAGGATTAATGAGCCGGGAAGAATCCACTCAAAGCAAGATAGTCAAACTGATCCTGACGTATGGAGAGACGGAATCCGCCACATTAAGAGAAGCACTCTCCGTATATACGGAAACAATGTTGACAAACACTAAAAAAGAGCTGAAGGCTTATCTGGAAAATAACGAATCCGGCCATACTTCTGCCTATAATGAAGCGACTCCCGCCCACTTCGGACAGCCCGATAACGATTCCGCCTCTTTCGTGTATGAGCCAATACTTCCCATTATCCGTGAGGACAACCGGATACAGGAAATCGCTTCTCCCGAAGACCTGATATTTCTTGCCAGCCAAGTGCTGGATGTGAACGAGATCTATCACTTCGACCTATTACTCGGTGCCTTAGTGCAATGGGACCGGCAACAGGAAGCGAAACAAATCTCACAATGGACACCCATCCTTCAACGCGCCTACAAACTACTGATAAACGGAGGAAGTTCACGAAACGGCCTATTAGACCAACTAATGGCAACTTTTCTCCTTGATTATGCAAAGCTACTGGTTAAACGCTTCCCTAAAGAAGCAAAAGAGCTAAGCGACTTACATCAGAAAATGGTACAGAAAGACGAACTGCAGAAAGGTAAATGGGGCTATCGAAATCTGCAGAAACTCACCATCCGTCAGAAAACAAACCAAAAAGAGAAATTCCCCGTTCACAAGCAGCTATTATGCCGCACACTAGACCTTTTGGAAAGCAAGGAGAAACCTTTACCCCTATTGTCCACTCCCACCCATATACCTATGTTTATTGCTCCGGCAACCCTGATAAAAAGATTAAAACAATATCAACTAGCAAACGCCGAGCCAGACGATATGGATATGCAAACGGCACTCTCGCGAGTGGCACTAGATGATTCATCGCAAGAACTCCCTATCATCCTTCAAGACTTAAAAGGAGAATACCAACGTTTACTTTCTTTCTTATTGGGAGCAGAAGACGCACTCCCTCAAGCCCCCTTCACCCATCCTTCCTGGTGGATGACAGCAGGACTCGTCAAGTCGCCGGAGACAATCTACTCCGAATTCAAAGATTTCTCTTATAGTAAAGGGCCACGTGAATTCCTGACCGGAAACTTTGTATGGAGAACTTATCTGCACACTGACTCGTATATCGATTACAACAAGAAAAAAGTAGAATGGACCTCCGCTATTCTTAATTTCGATATCCCGGAAAGCAAGAACTCTCATATCGTCAATAAAGACGAATATAATGAGAGAATCAATTACCATTCATACGATCCTCATCCGTTAGTGGTCGAAATGTACCCGCTGATAGAACGTTACGACGATATACAGAACGACTTGCCACGTTTGGCATGGTTAACTCCCAATATGCCTGAACCATTATTGGTATGGTGCATCCGCAGTGCCATATATTATCCGATGCTAAATGAGGTCAGGGAAATAGGCATCACCAAAGCCACCATCGAAGCGCTTCATCAGTTAAGACACACCTGGCATGAGACGTCTTACATACTGGAAGCCAGTTGTATGTTGGTAGCAGATAAGACTTCCCGTTCTTACGCCGCCGAAATCTGGATAGACCGTGTCGGCAAAGGATGTATAGACAGTGAACACATAGGTAAAATCTTAGGTTCACATCAACACACCGGCTGGGGACCGTTGAAAAGACTCACCGATCTGATACAGCAACAAATGATGAATGTCAGCCCCCTGCACAACCGGGAACTGGAGAAACTAATCGTGGCAATGCTGGCCGAACTTCCGGAAAAGCCGATAAAAGATTTAAAAAAGTTGTTGGAGATATATGCAGAACTGTTGTCAATCAACAACAGCAAAGCCAAAGATGAACAGGTTTTGCACCTGTTGGACGTTTGGAAAGGGGTCGCCAATCTGAAAAAAACAGTGGCTAATATCCAACATTAAGAGAAGCGGTTGGAGTTACTTAATCTCTTGCGTTGTGTCAACGTATTGGCACGACCCGATCACTTAAACAATCAGGATTTAAAGGTAGTTTATTGGAGCTAAAGCCAAAAAGAAGTATCTTTGGCACACAAAATACCAAAGTTTGAATGATCATTCTAAAATATAGTTTAACCATCTTCTGTTTGCTGCTGACAGGATGCTCCTTCTTTTCCGACCAAAAGGAGAAGGAGGGTCCCACCCTGACGGAATACGAATATACACCGGACGATATGCAATCCGGCGAAGAATGTACCACCGTCTCACCGCCACCGCCAGAGCGAAGCGCAATGGCTCTCTATATGGACTCACTAGGACTTGTCAATGTAACCGATCTGGATAGTAGCCTCGTTGTCAAACTAATGTATACGCAGGCTGATAATTTCACGGGCGAAGTGCTTTACGATAGCCTAACGGAAGCCTATCTGCATCCGGATGCGGCATACGCTCTTATAGAAGCACAAAAAGCCTTGAAAGAGCTACATCCCTCTTATAGTCTTATCATTTACGATGCAGCCCGCCCCATGTCGGTACAAAAGAAAATGTGGAACGTAGTGAAAGGAACGTCCAAATATAAATATGTCTCCAACCCAAACCGTGGAGGCGGACTACATAACTACGGGCTGGCAGTAGACATCAGTATTCAAGACTCTTTAGGGCAGCCTTTACCTATGGGAACCAAAGTAGACCATTTGGGTGTGGAAGCTCACATCACAAACGAAAACGAACTGGTACATAACGGAAAAATGAGTGAAACAGAACGTCAGAACCGGATATTGCTGCGAAAAGTAATGAAAGAAGCCGGGTTCCGTGCATTACCCAGTGAATGGTGGCATTTCAATTTTTGCAGCCGGGATGTAGCCAGACAGAAATATAAGTTAATACCATAAATCGGCACTCGACAAGACCATAACCGGTGCTCAACGATTCAGTGTAATATCCTATAACACAATAACGCTATGATACAAATTTCCCCCGAAACTCTACTTTTCATCCGCGAACATTCATCGGAGGATGTACGCGCACTGGCTTTACAAGCTAAAAAGTATCCGGATATAGATATGCCGACTGCCATCACCCAAATTGCAGGAAAACAGGTTGCCGCCGAAAAGATTCCCTCATGGTGGGCAATAGAAAAGATATGGTATCCGAAACATCTGTCGCTAGAGCAATGCTCTTCTGAAATCACTGCCCGCTACAAAGCCCGTCTTTCGCAAGGAGATTCTCTGACCGACCTCACCGGAGGCTTCGGCATAGACTGTTCTTTTCTTGCCACCGGATTCAAGTCCGCCACTTATGTAGAACGTCAGGAAGAGCTTTGCGAAATAGCCGCACACAACTTTCCCATACTGAATCTAAACCATATAAACGTAAGAAATGAGGACGGAGTAGCCTATCTGCAAACAATGTCCCCCGTAGATTGTATCTTCCTCGACCCTGCCCGCCGCAATGAATACGGCGGAAAAACGGTCGCCATCTCCGACTGCGAACCGAACGTAGCCGAACTCGAAGATCTTCTGCTTAGCAAAGCCAACCGGGTAATGATAAAACTCTCTCCCATGCTCGATCTTTCAGTAGCACTGAAAGAGCTGAAACATACACAGGAAGTTCATATCCTATCCGTCAATAACGAATGTAAGGAACTGCTAATCCTACTCGGACAAACATCACCGGCAGAAATCGCCATTCATTGTGTAAACCTCTTCACGAAAAGGATTCAAGAAGAACAACACTTCGTATTCACCCGCGAACAAGAGCAGCGTAGCGAATGTACTTATACCGAATCTTTAGAAAATTACCTTTACGAGCCGAATGCATCTCTTCTAAAAGCCGGTGCCTTCCGCAGTATCGCCGCAGTCTACTCTGTCCGGAAACTGCATCCCAACAGTCATCTTTACACCTCCGATACTTTCATCGAAAACTTCCCCGGAAGAATCTTCCGGATTGTCAACCACTGTAGTTTCAATAAAAAAGAAGTAAAGGAAAATCTGGCAGATCTGAAAAAAGCAAATGTGACTGTCCGTAACTTCCCCGCCACAGTAGCCGAACTTCGCAAACGGCTCCATCTGACAGAAGGAGGAGATACCTACCTATTTGCCAGCACGTTAAATAATGGACAAAAAGTTATCATCCGCTGTGAGAAAGTCTGAACTAGTACCCACAGCTACCTGCGCACACTTGCACAAGGCGTAAGCTGGGATGGGCAATACCTCTTCCGTCCTCTCAAACGCTTTATCTTTGGAGGAACCTACACCGGATTTTCTTCCAAAGGAAGCCATCCTGAAGGAAAAGACCATTTATGGATTCATTTCATCGGCACGCAAATCGGAATGTGTAATGCCAATACCAAACATTGGCAAATCCGGGTGACAACCGGTCCTGGCGGAGTCATTCTGCGAAACAACAGCGAAGTATTCGGCAACACACGAAAAGTGAGAGCCTTCACTATCGGTCTACTCACCAATGCCAATGTTACCTATAAGCTGAGTCCCAACCTAGGAGTCAGTCTAGGAGTACAATATATGTATAGCGAACTACTTAGAATGAGGACTCACTATCACGGAGAAAAGGTTATTGTAAAACTCGATTCAAATGATGATGCCAACCTCACACGACTAAACGTCACTACGGGATTATCCTATTATTTCTAACATTCACTAAAAAAAGCAATATGAAGAAATATATACTCATTCTCTTTTCCATCATCAGCTTCTGGAGTTGTACGGAAGATGAATCGATCGATATCACCGTTTTGCCTTCTGCCACCACTACAGGCGCCAACACATTCGGTTGCCTGATGGACGGCTGGGTTTATGTGGGAGGACGCTACCTGAATTGGGGACACTCATATAGATCAATACCGGTGTAAAAACAAACTTTTAATACGAACTAAATCACACTATTTATTCCTTTAAAAGGAAGCCCCCGTTGGTTTAAAAGGAACGGGAGGTTGGTTTAAAAGGAAGAGGGCGTTCCTTTTAAACCAACAAATCAAAAAAATCGAAGCAATTATGTAAATTTATAAATCACTAATATACAACAGAATATGAATATAAAGATTTAAATTCTCTTGATGATATAAATTCTACTCTCAGTGAAAAAACACACAACCCGAGGTGTTCCTTTCGTGATGAAAAGGACACCTTTTTAGTAATATTCTATCGCCTACCGATTAGTAGAAGTCCCGTAAGCCTACGATCAATCCAAGCAAAAACTATTCAGATCTATTTTCTTCCCCCGCCTTATTGGAAGGATTATTGCTTTTCTGATACTCTTTGGGAGTGGTCGTCTCATTTCCATCCCGAACTGCCATATAATGCGGTGACATAATTTCAATGCCGGCCTCATTAAATTTATCCTGAATATTCTGATGCAAATCCGAATAAATCTGTGCCATCTT
The Bacteroides luhongzhouii DNA segment above includes these coding regions:
- a CDS encoding class I SAM-dependent methyltransferase; translation: MIQISPETLLFIREHSSEDVRALALQAKKYPDIDMPTAITQIAGKQVAAEKIPSWWAIEKIWYPKHLSLEQCSSEITARYKARLSQGDSLTDLTGGFGIDCSFLATGFKSATYVERQEELCEIAAHNFPILNLNHINVRNEDGVAYLQTMSPVDCIFLDPARRNEYGGKTVAISDCEPNVAELEDLLLSKANRVMIKLSPMLDLSVALKELKHTQEVHILSVNNECKELLILLGQTSPAEIAIHCVNLFTKRIQEEQHFVFTREQEQRSECTYTESLENYLYEPNASLLKAGAFRSIAAVYSVRKLHPNSHLYTSDTFIENFPGRIFRIVNHCSFNKKEVKENLADLKKANVTVRNFPATVAELRKRLHLTEGGDTYLFASTLNNGQKVIIRCEKV